The following proteins are co-located in the Helicoverpa armigera isolate CAAS_96S chromosome 23, ASM3070526v1, whole genome shotgun sequence genome:
- the LOC126054033 gene encoding uncharacterized protein LOC126054033, whose translation MLKLSVLLLVYYFVDGTETTNTTFENLVWNVGSSINVTIGPKDAVYCSIRDDRYQTVSEGPGPCRIVVDRVTIYHKGLWTAFYGEAGTDVYRNSTFEVQVTGDIYAGAIPVLAYEGQELTMSCPAGTEIGYCYIIAPNGTVYNIDPYTSTPLYEYEGSSFDAGDCGLKFYNFRRSDNGGWTCHVGLQDAIDANEYWTFCAVYVSDPVEKHRTWLYFAIPCLVMIFISFILVIMKNRKWTYVRTATEDDQALSRVI comes from the exons atgttgaaGTTATCAGTTTTATTGCTAGTTTATTACTTTGTTGATGGAACAG AAACCACCAACACAACGTTCGAAAATTTGGTATGGAACGTTGGAAGTTCCATCAATGTGACCATTGGTCCAAAAGATGCGGTCTACTGCAGTATTAGAGACGACAGATACCAAACAGTTTCCGAAGGACCCGGTCCATGCAGAATCGTCGTGGATAGAGTAACTATTTATCACAAAGGACTATGGACTGCCTTTTATGGCGAGGCAGGCACAGATGTATATCGAAATAGCACTTTCGAAGTGCAGGTGACAGGAGACA TTTACGCGGGGGCTATCCCGGTGTTGGCGTATGAGGGCCAGGAGTTAACTATGTCTTGTCCCGCGGGTACGGAAATTGGCTACTGCTACATCATTGCACCGAATggtacagtctacaatattgaTCCAT ATACCTCAACACCACTCTACGAGTA CGAAGGCAGTAGTTTCGATGCAGGAGACTGTGGCCTCAAGTTCTATAACTTTCGGAGATCAGACAATGGTGGCTGGACCTGTCATGTTGGATTACAAGATGCCATTGATGCAAACGAGTATTGGACTTTCTGTGCCGTTTATGTATCTG atccTGTTGAAAAACACCGTACATGGTTGTACTTCGCCATTCCTTGCTTGGTGATGATCTTCATATCATTCATCCTCGTTATCATGAAAAACCGCAAGTGGACTTACGTGAGAACCGCTACAGAAGATGACCAGGCACTCAGCAGAGTCATATAG
- the LOC110376838 gene encoding uncharacterized protein LOC110376838 — protein sequence MLRFSVFLLVYCLANVTGELDSQSLLGNKVDIVRGNDLYLSLPNATPLNETCRLYGPDDKLVTVAAVDRFSNESCGYIIRRVNETHRGTWSIVYGQDTTNWQFDTNVNIIELYNTTLPDLTWEAGSSVDIIVGPEDAVYCRIMDNRYRVFLEQFGPCRMVVDRVTMDHRGTWSVNIGISGAVTTYYSSFRVNIGREDTLTPVMRSIAREGQSVTLSCSVPREYEVSTCSFRSPSHNSMIASPGVGQNGFAGGVMSQETATGNHVCTLRIVAFDRWQQGTWRCALNTTQGVLHGFLYVDSVSDFYRPEPQLRGNDEFAYELEPVVMSCSVEAAIRYCYFRSPNGTVFNVGPSISSPDYEYVGTGFSGGECGIRFHRIQPSQAGRWSCNVGLAYKIYTEELSREIFLSLSERIWTQQYSRHNTMTVEMSVGDGGELEYCRFVRSDGMGFTSDYVPLEYSVETGRMWNGMCVMHALRPTAADWRAWTVAAKLTGHSGELTGITNPQRLGPSSGAHSVAAFFLWLFFAIFFFMMLFAALSLASKRNREWTYARAAHIRNSFRRQPPPPQQTQPVQPTHIITELPPKV from the exons ACTCACAGTCTCTTCTTGGAAATAAAGTAGACATTGTCAGAGGAAATGATCTCTATCTGAGTTTACCGAATGCGACACCATTGAACGAGACATGCAGGCTGTATGGGCCTGATGACAAGCTAGTCACCGTAGCAGCAGTCGATAGATTCAGTAATGAATCCTGCGGTTATATCATCAGAAGAGTAAATGAAACTCACCGTGGAACTTGGAGTATCGTATATGGACAAGATACTACAAACTGGCAGTTTGATACGAATGTCAATATTATAG AACTCTATAACACGACCCTGCCAGATTTAACATGGGAAGCTGGAAGTTCCGTCGATATAATCGTTGGTCCTGAAGATGCAGTGTACTGCAGGATTATGGACAATAGATATCGTGTCTTTTTGGAACAATTTGGTCCGTGCAGAATGGTTGTGGACAGAGTAACCATGGATCACAGAGGAACGTGGAGTGTTAATATTGGCATTTCTGGCGCGGTTACCACATATTACAGCAGTTTTCGAGTCAACATAGGACGAGAAG ACACATTAACACCGGTTATGAGAAGCATAGCCAGGGAAGGTCAGTCGGTGACCCTGAGCTGTTCCGTACCACGAGAGTACGAGGTCAGCACCTGCAGCTTCCGAAGTCCTTCGCACAATAGTATGATAGCAAGCCCCGGGGTCGGCCAGAATGGATTCGCTGGCGGCGTCATGAG TCAGGAGACGGCTACTGGGAACCACGTCTGCACACTTCGTATCGTAGCCTTTGACCGATGGCAACAGGGAACTTGGCGCTGTGCCCTGAACACTACACAAGGAGTGTTGCACGGGTTCCTCTATGTTGATTCGGTTTCTGACTTCTACCGACCTG AGCCACAGCTGCGTGGTAACGACGAGTTCGCGTATGAATTGGAGCCGGTCGTGATGTCTTGCTCCGTAGAAGCCGCCATTCGATACTGCTACTTCAGATCGCCTAATGGCACCGTCTTCAATGTTGGCCCAT CTATATCATCGCCGGACTACGAGTACGTGGGCACCGGGTTCAGTGGCGGCGAGTGTGGCATCAGGTTCCACAGGATCCAGCCGTCTCAGGCGGGCAGATGGTCCTGCAATGTTGGCTTGGCATACAAAATTTATACAGAAGAATTGTCCCGCGAAATATTCTTGTCACTAAGTG AACGGATTTGGACGCAACAGTATTCGAGACACAATACTATGACAGTGGAGATGTCCGTGGGCGATGGAGGTGAACTGGAATACTGCAGATTTGTGCGCAGCGACGGAATGG GTTTCACGTCGGACTACGTACCTTTGGAGTACAGTGTGGAAACCGGCCGCATGTGGAATGGGATGTGCGTGATGCACGCGCTGCGGCCGACGGCAGCCGACTGGCGAGCGTGGACCGTGGCCGCCAAGCTGACCGGCCACAGCGGCGAGCTCACCGGCATCACCAACCCGCAGCGTCTCGGGCCATCTAGCGGCGCACACT CGGTGGCTGCGTTCTTCCTGTGGCTGTTCTTCGCGATCTTCTTCTTTATGATGCTCTTCGCTGCCCTCTCCCTCGCCTCCAAGCGTAACCGCGAGTGGACTTACGCGAGAGCAGCTCATATTAGGAACAGCTTCAGGAGACAACCACCACCTCCCCAGCAGACTCAACCAGTCCAGCCTACGCATATCATCACTGAATTGCCACCTAAAGTATAa